Proteins co-encoded in one Gossypium arboreum isolate Shixiya-1 chromosome 11, ASM2569848v2, whole genome shotgun sequence genomic window:
- the LOC108472300 gene encoding disease resistance protein UNI-like: MELIGTAIGFLKCIGVPTCRYLDNYRTLEEKMNDLRLRLDDLNVRKQDIESENESEIRGGKMVKKEVEKWLDNVEKMNAEIEKIEQKLVVVSCFSRARLGKLVRKKIEEVKEIHQQGCFSDGVAVDRPPAKGVTLLTSDLEGETDVNNQIWKLLMDDDKVGMIGVCGMGGIGKTTVMKHINNQLLKEDQFHKVIWVTVSKEMNVSKVQEDIARCLKHSLPEDELERATTLNHALERTSYVLILDDVWERFSLSKIGIPDPKPDEQRKVKVVLTSRSKEVCKSMGCKVVQVKPLSKQESMNLFLNHVELEHSVVQDPELKKIVNSIVEKCGGLPLAIVTIAGSMKGVYDIHEWRNALNELCQQVKSVKQWDNEVFECLMFSYNRLADSKIQNCFVYCSLYPEDFSIKRRELIEKWIDEGFINGNTRQAMYDRGHSILNKLENNSLLERTRSLGYELSVKMHDVIRDMALSIKDHSRFYVKAGLQLKELPDEHEWTTGTFDKVSLMNNSIVEIPSHISPKCHNLSTLLLQQRDLEFGRVLETGFKTIPGTFFEHMNGLKVLDLSYTNITNLPDSISNLGNLNSLVLRCCYKLRHLPSLAGLKALKKLDLYNTTIDKIPPQMETLENLTYLALQAESLKELPTGTLPMFSRLQYLATMLQLKGEEVGKLSKLEFLSCVFLDMEEFKKYNSTTGTKWPQNYICSVGSSLSRNGSLFGVEGMFEKPEEHNTLYFVNCDLEEADFAMLPTDLDYFHVEKCDDLKCLSDGTSLFHEVTLCHIWECQGIECVINLSSSPSYSFKNIERLVLGKLCNLIELVRVGPTVESPSPVIFSRLTMISLEKCSRMKKLFSVEMLQGLQNLEDLRVEGCHEMEKIIDDNGTRKGSDTTSLVLPKLRELSLYSLPSLETICGNGVMIPTNFLRYLRITECPELKRIPLLLPQLENGEPAIPPFLKRICVKPREWWESIEWDDPNAMNVDLSTFVSHVEYF, translated from the coding sequence ATGGAGCTAATAGGAACAGCAATTGGATTCTTGAAGTGTATAGGGGTTCCTACATGCAGATACTTGGATAATTACCGAACACTTGAAGAAAAAATGAATGATCTAAGATTGAGATTGGATGACTTGAATGTTCGAAAGCAAGATATAGAATCGGAAAACGAATCGGAGATCCGTGGCGGGAAAATGGTCAAGAAAGAAGTAGAGAAATGGCTAGACAATGTAGAGAAAATGAATGCCGAAATCGAGAAGATCGAGCAGAAGCTGGTCGTTGTTTCTTGCTTCTCACGTGCTCGATTAGGCAAACTTGTTCGGAAGAAGATCGAAGAAGTGAAGGAAATTCATCAACAAGGCTGTTTTTCGGATGGTGTGGCGGTTGATAGGCCACCAGCCAAAGGGGTGACATTGTTAACATCAGATTTAGAAGGTGAAACTGATGTAAACAATCAAATATGGAAGCTCTTGATGGATGATGATAAAGTTGGAATGATTGGAGTTTGCGGGATGGGCGGTATCGGGAAAACTACGGTCATGAAGCATATCAACAATCAATTGTTGAAGGAAGATCAATTTCATAAAGTCATTTGGGTTACTGTATCGAAAGAAATGAATGTTTCCAAAGTACAAGAAGACATTGCTCGTTGTCTCAAGCATTCTCTTCCGGAAGACGAACTCGAACGGGCAACAACATTGAACCATGCTTTGGAAAGAACAAGTTATGTGTTGATATTAGATGATGTTTGGGAACGGTTTTCTTTATCGAAAATCGGAATCCCTGATCCGAAACCTGATGAGCAGAGGAAGGTTAAAGTAGTGCTTACTAGCAGATCAAAAGAAGTGTGCAAATCTATGGGGTGCAAGGTGGTCCAGGTGAAACCTCTTTCAAAACAAGAGTCCATGAATTTATTCTTAAACCATGTCGAGCTTGAGCATAGTGTTGTACAAGATCCAGAGTTGAAAAAAATTGTGAACTCCATTGTAGAGAAATGTGGAGGTTTACCACTTGCCATTGTTACAATAGCTGGTAGCATGAAAGGGGTATATGATATCCATGAGTGGAGGAATGCACTAAATGAgttatgtcaacaagtgaaaagtGTGAAACAATGGGATAATGAAGTTTTCGAGTGCTTGATGTTTAGTTATAACCGTTTGGCCGATTCAAAAATCCAGAATTGTTTCGTATATTGCTCGTTGTATCCCGAAGATTTTTCTATTAAAAGAAGGGAGCTGATCGAGAAATGGATCGATGAGGGGTTCATTAATGGAAATACTAGGCAGGCAATGTATGACAGAGGCCATAGTATTCTAAACAAGCTCGAAAACAATAGCCTGTTGGAGCGGACTCGAAGTTTAGGCTATGAGTTAAGTGTTAAGATGCACGACGTCATAAGGGACATGGCATTGTCGATCAAAGACCATTCTCGATTCTATGTGAAAGCTGGCTTGCAGTTGAAGGAACTACCGGATGAACACGAATGGACGACAGGGACTTTTGACAAGGTTTCCTTGATGAATAATTCAATAGTAGAAATCCCTTCTCACATTTCACCTAAATGTCATAATCTATCAACCTTGTTATTGCAACAACGTGATCTGGAATTCGGAAGGGTTCTAGAAACCGGTTTCAAAACGATACCGGGAACTTTCTTTGAGCACATGAATGGACTAAAGGTTCTTGATCTTTCCTATACCAACATCACGAATCTGCCCGATTCCATTTCTAACCTGGGAAATCTTAATTCCCTGGTACTCCGATGTTGTTACAAGTTAAGACATCTGCCTTCTTTAGCAGGGCTTAAAGCACTGAAAAAGTTGGATCTTTATAACACAACCATTGATAAGATCCCTCCTCAAATGGAAACGTTAGAAAATCTAACGTATCTTGCTCTACAAGCAGAGAGTTTAAAGGAGCTACCGACCGGAACTCTACCGATGTTTTCTCGTCTCCAATACTTGGCAACAATGCTACAGCTAAAAGGAGAAgaagtaggcaaattaagcaagCTTGAATTTCTTTCATGCGTATTTCTTGATATGGAAGAGTTCAAGAAATATAACTCTACGACCGGAACCAAATGGCCCCAAAACTATATTTGCTCCGTGGGATCGTCTTTGTCTAGAAATGGTTCGTTATTTGGGGTGGAAGGCATGTTTGAGAAACCTGAGGAGCATAACACTTTATACTTTGTTAATTGTGATCTAGAAGAAGCAGACTTTGCAATGCTTCCAACGGACCTCGATTATTTTCATGTTGAGAAGTGTGATGATCTCAAATGCTTAAGCGACGGAACGTCTTTGTTCCATGAAGTAACACTTTGTCACATTTGGGAGTGTCAAGGGATCGAGTGCGTGATCAATTTGTCGTCATCGCCTTCCTACTCATTCAAGAACATCGAGAGGCTAGTTCTTGGAAAACTATGCAACTTGATTGAACTTGTAAGAGTAGGACCAACAGTTGAATCTCCATCTCCTGTCATCTTTTCTCGTCTTACAATGATTAGCTTGGAAAAATGTTCAAGGATGAAGAAGTTGTTTTCGGTTGAAATGTTGCAAGGCCTCCAAAACTTGGAGGATTTGAGGGTTGAAGGTTGCCATGAAATGGAAAAAATCATAGACGACAATGGAACAAGAAAAGGTTCCGACACTACATCACTTGTTCTCCCAAAACTAAGGGAACTGTCCTTATACAGCTTACCAAGTCTGGAAACTATTTGTGGTAATGGTGTGATGATTCCCACAAATTTTCTTCGATATCTTCGAATAACAGAATGTCCTGAACTAAAAAGGATCCCTTTGTTACTTCCCCAGCTTGAAAA
- the LOC108472423 gene encoding G-type lectin S-receptor-like serine/threonine-protein kinase At4g27290: MESMLQLLKSMVAFFYTPINGNICRQVERTCLGGHWSFNMGTAPVFTLICFVVQVFSHLELSEEADVLGVEGSISDGETLISSLETFELGFFSPGKSRNRYLGIWYKNSPGTVVWVANRNNPIAERKGVLTLRDTGNLFLFNQTNSVIWSSNVSGTAQNPVARLLDTGNLVLKDNKSMPESYLWQSFDHPSDTLLPGMKIGWNLKTGEERYLTSWKSADDPSPGNFTYRLDKNGLPQLFIDRGSVKIYRTGPWNGIGFGAVPAVQNLVFKPIVISNENEVYHTYEAASEAITMRLWLNRSGYVQRLILNQRSKWDVLYSAPFDKCGSYGSCGVNSICSSRRADACECIKGFISKSQESKNCVRESSLDCQKGEGFTRLVGVKVPDLLKFQLNESLNPTRCEAECLKDCSCTAYANMNVSEGRTSCLMWFGDLFDITEVSDMYRGEDVFVRLSASGLGLTNESKKKNRVAIILVSIISSAIVLGLISFIIWKKSKKRDVVLHSTRMEGEEDEREVPLFDFSTIEIATKYFSFGNVIGEGGFGPVYKGNLPTGQEIAVKRLSKDSCQGVEQFRNEVVLIAKLQHRNLVGLLGCCIQGDERMLIYEFMPNKSLDYFIFDHKSRALLSWKNRVDIVLGIARGLLYLHQDSKLQIIHRDLKASNILLDSNLIPKISDFGLARIFGGNDEETKTTRVVGTFGYMAPEYANDGTFSAKSDVFSFGVLLLEIVSGKKNRGYNHPDHQHNLLGHAWLLWNEDSGLEVMDRVLEETCVRSEVLRFIHVGLLCVQECPEDRPPMSSVLLKLTNEEATLPQPKRPGFFIQREPFNNFSAIKMATAFTGNELTISMFQGR, translated from the exons ATGGAGTCTATGCTTCAACTTCTAAAGTCAATGGTAGCCTTTTTCTACACGCCAATCAATGGCAATATATGTAGACAAGTAGAGAGAACCTGTTTAGGAGGACACTGGAGTTTTAATATGGGGACGGCTCCTGTATTCACTTTGATCTGCTTTGTAGTACAAGTTTTTTCACACTTGGAATTGTCAGAGGAAGCAGATGTTTTAGGTGTAGAAGGATCTATTAGTGATGGTGAGACACTGATTTCATCATTAGAAACCTTTGAACTAGGCTTCTTCTCACCAGGAAAATCAAGAAACAGGTACTTGGGAATATGGTACAAGAACAGCCCTGGAACTGTTGTTTGGGTTGCAAACAGGAACAACCCCATTGCTGAACGGAAAGGGGTTTTAACTTTACGTGACACTGGAAATCTTTTCCTTTTCAACCAGACAAATAGTGTTATCTGGTCATCCAATGTGTCTGGGACAGCACAAAATCCTGTGGCACGGCTGTTGGATACTGGAAACCTTGTTCTCAAGGACAACAAAAGCATGCcagaaagctatttgtggcaaagctTTGATCACCCATCAGACACACTCTTGCCAGGCATGAAAATTGGATGGAACTTAAAGACAGGTGAGGAAAGATATTTAACATCATGGAAAAGCGCCGACGATCCATCTCCCGGAAACTTCACTTACAGGCTTGACAAAAATGGGTTGCCTCAGTTATTCATTGATAGAGGATCGGTGAAAATATACCGTACAGGACCATGGAATGGAATTGGGTTTGGAGCTGTTCCTGCAGttcaaaatttagtcttcaaacCAATTGTCATCTCTAATGAGAATGAGGTATATCATACTTATGAAGCTGCCAGTGAGGCGATTACCATGCGATTATGGTTGAACCGGTCTGGTTATGTACAGCGTCTTATATTGAACCAGCGAAGCAAATGGGATGTTTTATACTCAGCTCCATTTGATAAATGTGGGAGCTATGGATCCTGTGGTGTTAACAGTATATGCAGCAGTAGGAGAGCAGATGCTTGTGAGTGTATAAAAGGGTTCATATCAAAATCACAAGAGTCTAAGAACTGTGTAAGAGAATCATCACTGGACTGTCAGAAGGGAGAAGGCTTTACAAGGCTTGTTGGGGTTAAAGTGCCGGATTTGTTGAAATTTCAGTTGAATGAGAGCTTGAACCCTACCAGATGTGAGGCTGAATGCTTGAAGGACTGCTCTTGTACAGCTTATGCTAATATGAATGTAAGTGAGGGCCGCACCAGCTGTTTGATGTGGTTTGGTGACCTCTTTGATATTACTGAAGTTTCAGACATGTACCGAGGAGAAGATGTCTTTGTAAGACTCTCAGCTTCAGGTCTAG GATTAACAAATGAGTCAAAGAAAAAGAACAGAGTGGCTATCATCCTCGTGTCAATCATTTCAAGTGCAATTGTTTTGGGCCTAATATCCTTCATAATTTGGAAGAAATCAAAGAAAAGAG ATGTAGTGCTTCATTCAACAAGAATGGAAGGTGAGGAAGATGAAAGAGAAGTTCCCTTGTTCGACTTCTCTACCATAGAAATTGCCACCAAATATTTCTCTTTTGGCAATGTAATTGGAGAGGGTGGCTTTGGTCCTGTTTATAAG GGCAATCTCCCAACAGGACAGGAAATAGCAGTAAAGAGGCTGTCAAAAGATTCATGCCAGGGTGTGGAGCAATTCAGGAATGAAGTAGTTTTGATAGCCAAACTTCAGCATAGGAATCTTGTTGGACTGCTTGGTTGTTGCATTCAAGGAGATGAAAGGATGTTAATCTATGAGTTTATGCCCAACAAAAGCTTGGATTACTTCATCTTTG ATCATAAAAGTAGAGCACTTTTATCATGGAAAAACAGGGTTGATATTGTTCTAGGAATAGCAAGAGGGCTACTCTATCTCCACCAAGACTCTAAACTTCAAATTATTCATAGGGATCTCAAAGCAAGCAATATTTTACTAGACAGCAACTTGATCCCAAAAATTTCAGATTTTGGGTTAGCAAGAATTTTTGGTGGTAATGATGAGGAAACAAAAACAACTAGAGTTGTTGGAACATT TGGTTACATGGCTCCTGAGTATGCGAATGATGGAACATTTTCAGCCAAATCCGATGTTTTCAGCTTCGGTGTGCTTTTGCTAGAGATAGTAAGTGGTAAAAAGAATAGAGGGTACAATCATCCCGATCATCAACACAATCTTCTAGGCCAC GCCTGGTTGCTTTGGAATGAAGACAGTGGTTTGGAAGTGATGGACAGAGTCCTAGAAGAAACGTGTGTTAGGTCTGAAGTGCTTCGGTTTATCCATGTTGGTTTATTGTGTGTTCAAGAATGCCCAGAAGACAGGCCACCAATGTCATCTGTTCTTCTCAAACTCACAAATGAAGAAGCAACTTTGCCTCAACCTAAACGACCTGGTTTCTTCATACAAAGGGAACCCTTCAACAATTTTAGTGCTATCAAAATGGCAACAGCATTTACCGGAAATGAACTTACCATATCCATGTTTCAAGGTAGATAG